A genomic stretch from Bdellovibrionales bacterium includes:
- a CDS encoding aspartyl protease family protein has product MKNVTGALGWIFATLFISDGAVAAPSNFEFQDNRIIIQVMINGQGPFHMMFDTGATNILSNELAKALRLRQYDRFSVSGGGENALSASYCDVQSLEITDHVLEGSRFICMDIADMQKAIGFPRLDGLIGYEVFSQFLTEINFDKMEITLRSFSARPQPVKGESVIALSFQGTMPVVEAVLDGVAGNFWLDTGDRASATLSLPFIQKNLLRQKYNPKLSMMTGYGLGGPMKTSMVFADELTLGDLDFSKILIRLPDMKSKGLNDPASAGTLGMGILRQFNLVFDYARKEMVLSRNSVFQQDRSFDRSGMWIVPAQGGFLVMDVLEQGPAWSAGIRTGDRILRVNGVEVSKINIFQLRVRLKDPEQRQVVFSIQQGGQTKRVTVYLRDLL; this is encoded by the coding sequence ATGAAAAATGTCACCGGCGCCCTAGGGTGGATCTTTGCAACTCTATTTATCTCTGATGGAGCTGTGGCGGCGCCATCTAATTTTGAATTTCAAGACAATCGTATCATCATCCAAGTCATGATTAACGGCCAGGGGCCTTTTCATATGATGTTTGATACAGGAGCGACGAACATCCTCTCTAATGAATTGGCTAAAGCCCTGAGGCTTCGCCAGTATGATCGCTTTTCTGTCAGTGGCGGAGGTGAAAATGCGCTCTCTGCCTCTTATTGTGACGTGCAAAGTTTAGAAATCACCGATCACGTTTTAGAAGGCTCTCGATTTATCTGTATGGACATAGCAGACATGCAAAAAGCCATAGGCTTTCCACGTCTCGATGGGCTTATTGGCTATGAAGTCTTCAGTCAGTTTTTGACTGAGATAAATTTTGATAAGATGGAAATCACTTTACGAAGTTTTTCAGCGCGCCCGCAGCCGGTGAAGGGGGAGTCAGTGATCGCCCTTTCTTTTCAAGGAACCATGCCTGTGGTCGAGGCTGTCCTTGATGGAGTAGCCGGAAATTTTTGGCTGGATACAGGCGACCGGGCCTCGGCAACGCTTTCTTTGCCGTTCATTCAAAAGAATCTTTTGCGGCAGAAATACAATCCAAAATTGTCAATGATGACGGGCTATGGCCTCGGTGGCCCGATGAAGACATCGATGGTTTTTGCCGACGAGCTAACTCTCGGCGATCTTGATTTTTCCAAAATATTGATCAGACTGCCGGACATGAAGTCTAAGGGGCTTAATGATCCCGCGAGTGCGGGAACTCTCGGGATGGGGATTTTGCGGCAGTTTAATTTGGTCTTTGATTATGCCCGGAAGGAAATGGTTCTTTCTAGAAATTCGGTCTTTCAGCAGGATCGTTCTTTTGATCGCAGCGGAATGTGGATAGTCCCGGCTCAAGGGGGTTTTCTAGTGATGGATGTTTTGGAGCAAGGTCCGGCATGGAGTGCGGGGATTCGCACAGGCGATAGAATCCTTCGAGTCAATGGCGTTGAAGTTTCTAAAATCAATATTTTTCAATTACGAGTGCGACTCAAGGACCCTGAACAAAGACAGGTGGTTTTTAGTATTCAGCAGGGTGGCCAAACGAAAAGGGTCACTGTCTATCTGAGAGATCTTTTATAA